The following proteins come from a genomic window of Peromyscus eremicus chromosome 23, PerEre_H2_v1, whole genome shotgun sequence:
- the Ran gene encoding GTP-binding nuclear protein Ran, translating to MAAQGEPQVQFKLVLVGDGGTGKTTFVKRHLTGEFEKKYVATLGVEVHPLVFHTNRGPIKFNVWDTAGQEKFGGLRDGYYIQAQCAIIMFDVTSRVTYKNVPNWHRDLVRVCENIPIVLCGNKVDIKDRKVKAKSIVFHRKKNLQYYDISAKSNYNFEKPFLWLARKLIGDPNLEFVAMPALAPPEVVMDPALAAQYEHDLEVAQTTALPDEDDDL from the exons ATGGCCGCCCAGGGAGAGCCGCAGGTCCAGTTCAAG CTCGTCCTGGTGGGCGACGGCGGCACCGGGAAGACGACGTTCGTGAAGCGCCACTTGACGGGCGAGTTCGAGAAGAAGTATGTAG CCACCCTGGGCGTGGAGGTGCACCCGCTCGTCTTCCATACCAACAGAGGGCCCATCAAGTTCAACGTGTGGGACACAGCCGGCCAGGAGAAGTTCGGAGGCCTGCGCGATGGCTACTACATCCAAG CCCAGTGTGCCATTATAATGTTTGATGTAACATCAAGAGTCACTTACAAGAATGTACCTAACTGGCATAGAGATCTGGTGCGTGTGTGTGAAAACATCCCCATTGTATTGTGTGGCAATAAAGTGGATATTAAGGACAGAAAAGTGAAGGCAAAATCTATTGTCTTCCACCGAAAGAAGAACCTTCAG tacTATGATATTTCTGCCAAAAGTAACTACAACTTTGAAAAGCCTTTCCTCTGGCTTGCCAGGAAGCTCATTGGCGACCCTAATTTGGAGTTCGTCGCCATGCCTGCTCTTGCCCCTCCTGAGGTGGTCATGGACCCAGCGTTGGCAGCACAGTATGAGCATGATTTAGAG GTTGCTCAAACGACTGCTCTCCCGGACGAGGATGATGACCTGTGA